A section of the Frankiales bacterium genome encodes:
- a CDS encoding glycerate kinase has product MRVVVAPDKFAGTLSAVEAAAAIAAGWRRTAPHDELVEVPLADGGPGFVEVVRSALGGELRTVEVSGPTGDPATGHVLLVDGTAYVEAAEACGLHLVPEPRDPSRTTSYGVGQLLLAARDAGATSVVVGLGGSGTNDAGAGLLAALGATAATADGADATDRLRLGGGALREVAAVDLGPALEAVRGLGLVAASDVDNPLLGLRGATNGFGRQKGADDAMLMRLEGDLTAFAAAVGRRPDGRDPAVALGAGAAGGLGYALLLLGATRVPGIGTVLDTVGLAREVAAADLVVTGEGSFDWQSLRGKVVSGVAEVALEHGRGCVVLAGRVEVGRREYAATGVSGALAVVDDLRDRGRPESDAFDHPAAALADLAERAARTWSR; this is encoded by the coding sequence GTGCGCGTCGTCGTCGCCCCGGACAAGTTCGCGGGGACCCTCTCGGCCGTCGAGGCCGCCGCCGCGATCGCCGCGGGCTGGCGCCGCACCGCGCCGCACGACGAGCTCGTCGAGGTGCCCCTGGCCGACGGCGGCCCCGGCTTCGTCGAGGTCGTCAGGTCCGCGCTCGGGGGCGAGCTGCGCACGGTGGAGGTGAGCGGCCCCACGGGCGATCCGGCGACCGGCCACGTGCTGCTCGTCGACGGCACGGCCTACGTCGAGGCGGCCGAGGCCTGCGGCCTGCACCTGGTGCCCGAGCCGCGCGACCCCTCGCGCACCACGTCGTACGGCGTCGGGCAGCTGCTGCTCGCGGCGCGCGACGCCGGCGCCACGAGCGTCGTGGTCGGGCTCGGCGGGTCCGGCACCAACGACGCGGGCGCCGGCCTGCTCGCGGCCCTGGGCGCGACGGCCGCCACCGCCGACGGCGCCGACGCCACCGACCGCCTCCGCCTCGGGGGCGGCGCGCTGCGCGAGGTCGCGGCGGTCGACCTCGGCCCGGCGCTCGAGGCCGTGCGCGGCCTCGGGCTGGTCGCGGCGTCCGACGTCGACAACCCCCTGCTCGGACTGCGCGGGGCCACCAACGGGTTCGGTCGCCAGAAGGGCGCCGACGACGCGATGCTCATGCGGCTCGAGGGCGACCTGACCGCCTTCGCCGCGGCGGTGGGCCGCCGCCCGGACGGGCGCGACCCTGCGGTGGCCCTCGGCGCCGGTGCGGCCGGCGGCCTGGGCTACGCGCTTCTGCTGCTCGGGGCGACGCGCGTCCCGGGGATCGGCACGGTGCTCGACACCGTCGGCCTGGCCCGCGAGGTGGCGGCCGCGGACCTCGTGGTGACGGGGGAGGGCAGCTTCGACTGGCAGAGCCTGCGGGGCAAGGTCGTCAGCGGGGTCGCCGAGGTGGCGCTCGAGCACGGCCGAGGCTGCGTGGTGCTCGCCGGGCGGGTGGAGGTGGGCCGGCGCGAGTACGCCGCCACGGGCGTCAGCGGGGCGCTGGCCGTGGTGGACGACCTGCGCGACCGGGGGCGTCCGGAGTCCGACGCCTTCGACCACCCGGCCGCCGCTCTGGCCGACCTCGCCGAGCGCGCCGCCCGCACCTGGTCGCGCTGA
- a CDS encoding iron-sulfur cluster assembly accessory protein produces MTADVTIETSTPVTDGILLTEAASSKVAALLEQEGREDLSLRVAVQPGGCSGLRYQLFFDDRSLDGDVVKEFGTVKVVTDRMSAPYLGGATIDFVDSIEKQGFTIDNPNATSSCACGDSFS; encoded by the coding sequence ATGACCGCCGATGTCACCATCGAGACCTCGACGCCCGTCACCGACGGCATCCTGCTGACCGAGGCCGCCTCGTCCAAGGTCGCCGCACTGCTCGAGCAGGAGGGTCGCGAGGACCTCTCCCTGCGCGTGGCGGTCCAGCCCGGCGGCTGCTCGGGCCTGCGCTACCAGCTGTTCTTCGACGACCGCTCCCTCGACGGCGACGTCGTCAAGGAGTTCGGCACCGTCAAGGTCGTCACCGACCGCATGAGCGCCCCCTACCTCGGCGGCGCCACGATCGACTTCGTCGACTCGATCGAGAAGCAGGGCTTCACGATCGACAACCCCAACGCCACCAGCTCCTGCGCCTGCGGCGACTCGTTCAGCTGA